One Verrucomicrobiota bacterium DNA window includes the following coding sequences:
- a CDS encoding DUF58 domain-containing protein yields the protein MQSTRDIIKKIRRLELRTRRFVENAFSGQYHSVFKGRGMNFDEFRPYQIGDEIRTIDWNVTARTGETYVRKYVEERELTVILLVDLSASEGFGSRQASKREIAAEAASLLAFCAIRNNDKVGLLLFTDRIELFVPPRKGRTHTLRLIREILYFEPEGRGTSLHGALTFLNRVTTRRAVVFLFSDFQDQGYERPLAITSRRHDLIAVPMEDPGDLELPNVGIISAVDPETGRRFQVNSADRRVRTAFSQAAEAQRRQRDHLLRQYSIDTVTLRTDQDYFPALRAFFLRREKRMKTS from the coding sequence ATGCAGTCCACGCGAGATATAATTAAGAAAATCCGGCGCCTGGAGCTGCGCACCCGGAGGTTCGTGGAGAACGCATTCTCAGGCCAGTACCACAGCGTATTCAAAGGCCGGGGCATGAATTTCGACGAATTCCGACCGTATCAGATCGGCGACGAAATCCGCACCATCGACTGGAACGTCACGGCGCGCACCGGCGAAACTTACGTTCGGAAATACGTGGAAGAACGTGAACTGACGGTGATCCTGCTGGTGGATTTGAGCGCCTCCGAAGGTTTCGGGAGCCGTCAGGCGAGCAAACGGGAAATTGCCGCCGAAGCGGCTTCGCTGCTGGCTTTCTGCGCCATCCGCAACAACGATAAAGTCGGTTTGCTGCTGTTTACCGACCGGATCGAACTGTTCGTGCCGCCCCGCAAAGGCAGGACCCACACGCTCCGGCTGATTCGGGAGATCCTCTACTTCGAGCCGGAAGGTCGCGGAACCAGCCTGCATGGAGCGCTCACCTTTTTGAATCGTGTAACGACGCGGCGGGCCGTCGTCTTTTTATTCTCCGATTTTCAGGATCAGGGTTACGAGCGCCCGCTGGCGATCACCAGCCGCCGTCACGACCTGATCGCCGTACCGATGGAAGATCCGGGCGACCTCGAATTACCGAACGTAGGCATCATCTCGGCCGTCGACCCTGAAACCGGGCGCAGGTTTCAGGTCAATTCCGCGGACCGGCGCGTACGCACCGCTTTTTCGCAGGCAGCAGAGGCGCAGCGCCGGCAGCGGGATCATTTGTTGCGGCAATACAGCATCGACACGGTTACCTTGCGGACGGACCAGGATTACTTTCCCGCGTTACGTGCTTTCTTTCTCCGTCGAGAGAAACGCATGAAAACCTCATGA
- a CDS encoding MoxR family ATPase, with translation MSMSTETITKQIQQAGEWIEPLQNELRHVIVGQDYLIERLLIGLLSNGHILLEGVPGLAKTLTVKTMAAVIGTEFRRLQFTPDLLPADLIGTLVYNPRDGEFRPKLGPIFANLILADEINRAPAKVQSALLEAMQEHQVTIGENSFPLPDPFLVMATQNPLEQEGTYPLPEAQLDRFMLKLKVDYPTKAEERKILDLMGTSSPKLDVQTVVAAERILAARELVNQIYIDDRVKDYIVDVVWATRHPAQYKLGMEGLIRYGASPRATIYLTLAARAHAFLNGRGYVTPHDVKSIGPDVLRHRIVVSYEAEAEEVTSETVVEKIFAGLAVP, from the coding sequence ATGTCCATGTCGACTGAGACGATCACCAAGCAGATTCAACAGGCCGGCGAATGGATCGAGCCGTTACAAAACGAACTTCGCCACGTCATCGTCGGCCAGGATTATCTGATTGAACGACTTTTAATCGGTCTGCTCTCAAACGGTCATATCCTGCTGGAAGGGGTTCCCGGTCTGGCCAAGACGCTGACGGTCAAGACAATGGCCGCGGTCATCGGCACCGAATTCCGGCGTCTCCAGTTTACCCCGGACCTGCTGCCGGCCGACCTGATCGGCACGCTGGTTTATAATCCGCGGGACGGCGAGTTTCGCCCCAAACTCGGCCCGATTTTCGCCAACCTGATCCTTGCGGACGAGATCAACCGTGCGCCGGCCAAGGTGCAAAGCGCCCTGCTCGAAGCGATGCAGGAACACCAGGTCACCATCGGTGAGAACAGTTTTCCGCTGCCGGACCCGTTCCTGGTGATGGCGACTCAAAACCCACTGGAACAGGAGGGCACCTACCCGTTGCCGGAGGCGCAGCTTGACCGTTTCATGCTCAAACTCAAGGTGGATTACCCGACGAAAGCCGAAGAACGGAAGATCCTGGATCTCATGGGAACCTCCTCGCCGAAACTGGACGTCCAGACGGTGGTCGCGGCCGAGCGGATCCTGGCGGCGCGCGAACTGGTGAACCAGATCTACATCGACGACCGGGTCAAGGATTACATCGTGGATGTGGTCTGGGCGACCCGGCACCCGGCCCAATACAAGCTGGGCATGGAAGGTTTGATCCGGTACGGCGCCTCACCGCGCGCGACGATTTATCTGACCCTGGCGGCACGGGCGCATGCGTTTCTGAACGGACGCGGTTACGTGACGCCGCACGACGTCAAGAGCATCGGGCCTGACGTGCTGCGCCACCGGATCGTCGTGAGTTACGAAGCTGAAGCCGAAGAAGTCACCAGCGAGACGGTCGTCGAAAAAATCTTCGCCGGCCTGGCCGTACCCTGA